GGAAAACTTGAATATTTGGAGCTCTCAGGGAATTACTTGTCTGAGGGTATTCCTAAAAGTCTTGGAAACTGTATTTGGTTAAAAACGCTTGTGCTGTTCTCAAATATGTTGGAATATGTTATTCCGAGTGAACTTGGTCGGCTGAATCAGCTTGAAGTGCTGGATGTGTCGAGAAACAGTTTGAGTGGCACCGTACCATCTGAGCTAGGAGGGTGCTCAAATTTATCTGTCCTTGTGTTGTCAAGCTTATGGGATCCTCTTCCGAATGTCGCAAGTCTGGGAGGTGGTCGCACAATGGAAAAGTTGGCAAATACTGGTGATGAATATAATTTCTATGAAGGCACAATTCCATCCGAAGTTACTAGTCTCTCAAGCTTGAGGTTGGTCTGGGTACCTCGAGCAACTCTTGAAGGATTGTTGCCCGTTAGTTGGGGTTCTTGTGACAATTTGGAGATGTTAAATTTTGCTCAAAATTTTTATTCTGGACATGTCCCCGAGGGGTTTGGTAGTTGCAAGAAACTGCATTTTCTTGATTTGAGCTCAAATAGACTTAGTGGTGAGATCTCTGACAAAATTCCTGTTCCTTGTATGACTCGGTTTGATATCAGTGGGAATACTTTAACTGGTTCAATTCCTAGATTTAATGGATCTTGTAAACCAGTGCAATCAACATATGGGGAATCCCAGGAGCCTAATGATCCATCTGCTGCATATATATCCTATTTTGGCTATAGAACTCAGATTGAAACTTTTTTGCCATTTTTTGAAGACGCCTTTACTTTCCCTGTGATCCATAACTTTGGTTCTAACAACTTCGCAAACCTTGTGCAGTCAATGCCTATTGCATCTGAAAGATTGGGAAAGCAAACGGTTTATGCATTTCTTGCTGGCGGCAACAAGCTTAATGGATCATTCCCTGGAATATTTTTTGAGAAGTGTGATCAAATGAGAGGTATGATTGTTAACGTCTCTGAGAATTGGTTATCTGGACAGATTCCGATAGATATTGGCACAACGTGCAAGTCTCTGCTGCTCCTGGATGCTTCGGCTAATCAACTGGTGGGTGGTCTTCCTTCCAGCATCAGTGACTTGGTGTCACTTCATGTTCTGAATTTAAGCTGGAACCGTTTGCAAGGTATGATTCCTAGCAACCTTGGCCAGATAAAGGATCTACGAGGCCTTTCTTTAGCTGGAAATTACCTGAATGGTTCCATCCCTGCAAGCTTGGCACAGCTACACTCTCTGGAAGTTCTTGACCTGTCTTCAAACTCTCTGTTTGGTGAAATTCCTAAGGATCTTGAGAATTTGAGGAACTTGAAGGTCCTCCTCCTGAACAATAACAAATTTTCTGGGCAGATCTCTGCAAAGGTGGCAAATATGACCTCTCTGTTGACATTTAATGTGTCATTCAATAATTTTTCTGGACCTCTGCCTCTGAATAACAATTCCATCAAATGCAGCAGTTTCCTTGGGAACCCTTTCCTCCAGCCTTGCCCTTTGTTGTTGTTAGCTTCGACATCTGCTGATCAACACAGAAACTCGCAAAATGATGCTACTTCTCCATCATCAAGTCCAAATGAAACAAGTCAACATGGAGGCTTCAACTCAATTGAGATTGCTTCTATAACATCAGCTGCAGCTATTGTGTCTGTTCTTCTTGCTCTTATTGTTCTATTCTTTTACACTAGAAAGTGGAAACCACGGTCCCGAGTAAGTGGAACTGCCCGAAAGGAAGTGATCACCTTTACTGACATCGGTGTTCCGCTGACATTTGATATTGTTGTTTGTGCCACGGCAAGTTTTAATGCAAGCAACTGCATCGGCAGCGGAGGTTTTGGAGCAACATACAAAGCTGAGGTTGCTCCAGGTGTCCTGGTTGCCGTAAAACGCCTTGCATTGGGCCGTTTCCAAGGTGTTCAGCAGTTTGATGCAGAAATCAAAACCCTGGGGAGGCTTCGCCATCGAAACCTTGTTACTTTGATAGGATATCATGCCAGTGAAACCGAGATGTTTCTGGTTTACAATTATTTACCAGGTGGCAATCTCGAGAAGTTTATTCAAGAAAGATCCACCAGAGCAGTTGATTGGAGAATACTACACAAGATCGCTTTAGACATTGCAAGGGCACTCGCGTACCTACACGACCAATGCGTTCCACGTGTTCTTCATCGTGATGTAAAGCCAAGCAATATTCTGCTGGATGAGGAGTATAATGCCTATCTATCCGATTTTGGATTAGCTAGGCTACTGGGGACTTCCGAAACTCATGCCACAACTGGTGTGGCAGGAACTTTTGGATACGTAGCTCCAGAATACGCCATGACTTGCCGTGTCTCTGACAAGGCTGATGTATATAGCTACGGGGTTGTGTTACTTGAGTTAATTTCAGATAAGAAAGCTCTGGACCCATCCTTCTCTTCATATGGAAACGGATTCAACATTGTCGCTTGGGCGTGCATGCTTCTACGGCAGGGACATGCCAAGGAATTCTTTACTGATGGGTTGTGGGACTCGAGTCCGCATGATGATTTGGTCGAAGTCTTGCATCTGGCAGTCGTTTGTACTGTCGACTCGCTGTCAAGCAGGCCAACAATGAAGCAGGTAGTAAGACGGCTTAAACAACTTCAACCTCCATCTTGTTAGAAATACAGAAGAATCTCATTTTATTGACACAGAATGTTAAAAGTTCAATCGTATCTGTGACCCGGCACTTTTATGGGAGAAGTGGTTTTGGGTGTCTTGGGCTGCTGTTAGTATTGAATTCTTAGCGATTTGTATATTGTAGTGTAGCTTTTACCTTTACCCCCATTTTTTTCCCTTGCTTGAGTCTTAGATGAAGGGGGAATTCATTTACTAATGTTCTGCGGAATGAAGCGGATATTTGTTTATGGTGCTGTATACTTGTATCTcgtttctattttttttcttggCTCAAGTAAAATAACAAAGATTAGTGTGTTTTTTTCCTTTGATTTCCTTCCATGATCCCTAGCCTGTGAAATCAACTCTAGTTTCATAAAAAAAGGCCCAGACTTCTGCATGGCACACGTAGTTTATTCTGTTCTGAGGTGTGTGACTTAACGTCGAATCATTTTGAAAATTCGTGGACTTGGATTGACATGTATTTTATAGTAGTTCGAAACCCTTTGAAAATGCGTACAGAATGCACCAGAGAAGAGGTGGAAATTTATACTTTCCCGAACTTAACATTATGAATATAAGACCAATCCATTCCAATGTTTCCGTACAATGACAGCGTAATTCATGGATTGTGGGTTATTTTcaataaaaacatattttttggGAGAGTGAATAATTATGAGCAAATACTAGTTCATTTTAAAGATTACAGGAGACCTTTCAATACCAATCTTCCAAAGATTAAGCATAAATACATGAAATTTAGAACGAATTCCTGGAACTGGTCAACCCTTGGATCGACCAATAAAAACACTTGctccaaataaataaaaagacttGTCGTTCTTAAGACCAAAGTCTTTCCCTTCGGGAACCATGTTTCTTCATCAAGTACGAGAAAGTTGGAAACTTTCCAGCGGAAACTAAATCCAGAAGCTCCAACCTAACCTTCCCACCACCGCCTCCGCCataattcacaataaaaaaaaaatgatagttACAAAAGAGGAGAGGGGTTAACAACTATGTGCTTCAAAGGGTTCTCCACATCACCACCTCCGCCGTGCTTCACGAATTCGGCTGGTGAAAGGAAAAGACCGTGGCAAACACACAAGATTCTGACTTCCTCCCCCTTTTTGTATCCGTATAGAAATCCGTCGATTTTGTTGCCATTTATTCCATCCCATTTTGTGGATACGTAAGGCATATCGAGCGTGACGTTCTTGAGCTTTTCTTTTGCACCATCTGTTGTACCCTTATCACCAGGTTTATGTTCCATCTGACCAGCCGGGGATGATTGAATGCTAGAAGGGCTCTTCACCTCTGCATTTTGTTTTCCTGTTATAATATATAGGATACGTGAAATCTCACATAGATTTAGAGTAAATTTAGCCAAAAAGTTGCCTTTCAACGATTATATGAGGTTCACCTAACTGGTTTAACTAgctcaaataataaaagatCAAGATCACGCACGATTTTCCAGATGTAGAAAACGATCTCATTACAAGACAATACATCGACAAACACCTAACGAAGTATATTCTTCATGATAATATGGTTTACTAAAAAAAAAAGGAGCCGCCAAATTTATAATGCTGCATCAATGAAATGATCTTGAAGAGTAGAGTTGTCCGCTTCATGCGGCTAACAGAAAATGTGAATACACAGGGTTCAAACAAAGTTCAAACAAACACTTATTTCTTCTCGAGGCGGATAAGCAACAATGTTCCTGTTATTCTTAACTACACAGATTCAAAAGATTTGAGTCATGCGCTGGATCTTACATattctacaacaacaaaaaaccATGCTTTCAAACTCCAAAATCACCCAACTTTGTTCATCATAATCACATAAGAAGAATAAGTCCGAAATGGCATCTGTTCACTAATATGGACCCAATGCGGAAATTCAACatactttaaaaaaaacaaaaaaaacaaaagttgAAGTGCATAATTTAGACATGGCAGTAAgaaaaaaagattaaaaattacaaatatatGAAATGTAATATATATACCATTTATATGCGGGCTCTGAGTTTCAGAAACTCCAGATGAAACACTCCCCAGTGATCCAACGGACCCTTCCATTCCATTACAATTCTCATTGCAAACCCTTTGAAAGTCACCATTTTCAGATTCCAGACCGCTCTCCTTATCCTTCACAACTCTCACATTCTTCAACTTCTCCAACCTCTTCTTCCTCGCCTCCATCCGCCGCATCGACTGCAGCTCCCTGCGGTGGCGGACCTCCTCCTCCGCCGCCTCTGACGGCAGAGAGCAGGCCCTCATCAACGGCAGGCCGTAGCTCTCCAATGCGGCCAAACGGGGTTGTTGTGTGTCACCCACATTATCAGACGCAGCCTCAACTGGGGAAACCAAATCCGAAATCGAAGAATAACGCTTCAGCTTCTTTCTTGCCGGGTCCACACCAAATCTACCGTTCGATGAAAGCCCTAGACTCAACTCTATCTCATCGTCTTCCTCCTCAATACCACGTCTCGTGAATTTATGCTGCAGATCTCTTCCAACCCCGCTCACCCGTAAAGAAAGATGGAATTTCTCCCCATTTTCTTGAACTTTATCCATAACTCAAGCAAGAGAAAGAAAACCCAGAAAAAAAGATTTGAAAGAATTCGCCAAACACAGATATGGTAAAACACACCTCCGAATCAAAATTCAGGCGGGTTCTTCAAAAACCAAGAAATTCCGCGCGAATTTGAACGCACAAAACAGCATGTTTTCAAACTgaacaataaataaaaatccGGATTTTCGGGACTCTGACACAACAAAAAATCCTATCTTTAAGTGATTTTGATACGAAGAAAAAAGGCCGGCGATATAGAGCAAGGCAACGGAGAGGAAAAAGGGAGAGAGATTGTTGGATGAAGAGGTGAAATGGAAGAGGGATCTTGATTCCAGGAGAGAGACTGAAATGACGAAAAGGGTCATTCAACCGTTACGTAGTTCTGTCAGAAAACCAACACGTGGCGACAGGAGACGAGTTTGCACTCTGCCACGTGGTTGAGACAGCCGGTTTTCTAGGTGGAATACCAAACAGGCCTCTCCAACTACTTATTTACAATCATTTAAGAGTGGGTcttatgtgagatcgtctcacggattttaatctgtgagacgtgtcaaccttactcatattcataataaaaagtgatactcttagcataaaaaataatactttttcatggataacccaactaagagatccgtctctcgaatacaacccgtgagaccgtctcacacaagtttttgccttcatTTAAAGATCATATTAGATATtaataaatttcatttttcaaaaaaaaaaaaataataatttgaataatattttttttttacatttttcattttcttcacaGTTTCTCCGAATATTAGgggaaaaaaattaagaatgTTTACACATGATTTTTCATAAATTGTTTATCATTAGCTAAATTAACCTTTCGAGTAAGGTCGTTTCGGTATTTTAACGGATAATTTTAAAGGTACATATAATAATGAGTGAgttttatgtgagaccgtc
This Primulina eburnea isolate SZY01 chromosome 2, ASM2296580v1, whole genome shotgun sequence DNA region includes the following protein-coding sequences:
- the LOC140823542 gene encoding LRR receptor-like serine/threonine-protein kinase RPK2, producing the protein MRNPFGFSEMGCRSFLVIAHHLHRPLRVLVFLCVVLFSAQERAVWGSDSDKSVLLELKDSLSDPSGVLSSWDLNRPDHCAWTGVSCDSGSRVVALNVSGGGNSLSCARIARFPLYGFGIRRPCLESKGKILGTLSPSIAKLTELRVLSLPFNELSGEIPAEIWGMENLENLDLEGNLISGSLPALFNGLKNLKVLNLGFNEIFGGIPSSLSACVALEVLNLAGNQINGSIPMFIGNFKDLRGLYLSYNILNGPIPLEIGDNCGKLEYLELSGNYLSEGIPKSLGNCIWLKTLVLFSNMLEYVIPSELGRLNQLEVLDVSRNSLSGTVPSELGGCSNLSVLVLSSLWDPLPNVASLGGGRTMEKLANTGDEYNFYEGTIPSEVTSLSSLRLVWVPRATLEGLLPVSWGSCDNLEMLNFAQNFYSGHVPEGFGSCKKLHFLDLSSNRLSGEISDKIPVPCMTRFDISGNTLTGSIPRFNGSCKPVQSTYGESQEPNDPSAAYISYFGYRTQIETFLPFFEDAFTFPVIHNFGSNNFANLVQSMPIASERLGKQTVYAFLAGGNKLNGSFPGIFFEKCDQMRGMIVNVSENWLSGQIPIDIGTTCKSLLLLDASANQLVGGLPSSISDLVSLHVLNLSWNRLQGMIPSNLGQIKDLRGLSLAGNYLNGSIPASLAQLHSLEVLDLSSNSLFGEIPKDLENLRNLKVLLLNNNKFSGQISAKVANMTSLLTFNVSFNNFSGPLPLNNNSIKCSSFLGNPFLQPCPLLLLASTSADQHRNSQNDATSPSSSPNETSQHGGFNSIEIASITSAAAIVSVLLALIVLFFYTRKWKPRSRVSGTARKEVITFTDIGVPLTFDIVVCATASFNASNCIGSGGFGATYKAEVAPGVLVAVKRLALGRFQGVQQFDAEIKTLGRLRHRNLVTLIGYHASETEMFLVYNYLPGGNLEKFIQERSTRAVDWRILHKIALDIARALAYLHDQCVPRVLHRDVKPSNILLDEEYNAYLSDFGLARLLGTSETHATTGVAGTFGYVAPEYAMTCRVSDKADVYSYGVVLLELISDKKALDPSFSSYGNGFNIVAWACMLLRQGHAKEFFTDGLWDSSPHDDLVEVLHLAVVCTVDSLSSRPTMKQVVRRLKQLQPPSC
- the LOC140823543 gene encoding ninja-family protein AFP3-like, giving the protein MDKVQENGEKFHLSLRVSGVGRDLQHKFTRRGIEEEDDEIELSLGLSSNGRFGVDPARKKLKRYSSISDLVSPVEAASDNVGDTQQPRLAALESYGLPLMRACSLPSEAAEEEVRHRRELQSMRRMEARKKRLEKLKNVRVVKDKESGLESENGDFQRVCNENCNGMEGSVGSLGSVSSGVSETQSPHINGKQNAEVKSPSSIQSSPAGQMEHKPGDKGTTDGAKEKLKNVTLDMPYVSTKWDGINGNKIDGFLYGYKKGEEVRILCVCHGLFLSPAEFVKHGGGGDVENPLKHIVVNPSPLL